A part of Setaria viridis chromosome 8, Setaria_viridis_v4.0, whole genome shotgun sequence genomic DNA contains:
- the LOC117866497 gene encoding AAA-ATPase At3g28580: MAAKDLWTAIGSTLAFILALCSMAMHQAKIILWINKIVGYFNPYIQITIPEYGADRFQRSDFFVAIEAYLSHKCASQARKLKADLGNVRKKPQASVDDGQEIIDNFDGAMLWWYAAMVPKKYNVISLSPGDDERRYYRLSFHRSFRDKVLDSYLPHVLEKGRAVISENRQRRLFTNNPSSRWSSYSPKTIWSHVPFEHPAKFDTLAMNPDVKEDIMDDLRAFQEAKDYYTKVGKAWKRGYLLFGPPGTGKSTMIAAMANFLDYDVYDLELTAVKNNTELRQLFIETTAKSIIVIEDIDCSVDLTGKRKDKKVHKKKSSSESESSDNVTRLPIEAKEDDESTKLTLSGVLNFIDGLWSACGGERIIIFTTNNKDKLDPALIRRGRMDKHIEMSYCRYEAFKLLASNYLQITEHEFFEQFGEIQQLLEEIDMSPADVAENLMPMSTKKKDPGMCLAGLVVALKNAKVDAAAKVMEEAKKEEDAEKSMDKEEAVSIKVKEDANAKEKETEKSREKEEAVTVKVKEEGKEIVKEAKKFMEKQEAVPDKVEEEVKANEKEEKKSMEKAEAITVEVEDAKA; encoded by the coding sequence ATGGCGGCGAAGGACTTGTGGACCGCGATTGGATCAACCCTGGCGTTCATCCTCGCCCTCTGTTCGATGGCAATGCACCAAGCCAAAATCATCCTGTGGATCAACAAGATCGTTGGCTACTTCAACCCATACATCCAAATTACCATCCCTGAGTACGGCGCCGACCGTTTCCAGCGCAGCGACTTCTTCGTCGCGATCGAAGCCTACCTCTCCCACAAATGTGCTTCCCAGGCGCGAAAGCTCAAGGCCGATCTTGGCAATGTTCGGAAGAAACCCCAGGCCTCTGTTGACGACGGGCAGGAGATCATTGACAACTTTGATGGCGCCATGCTCTGGTGGTACGCCGCCATGGTGCCAAAAAAGTACAACGTCATCAGCTTGTCGCCCGGTGATGACGAGCGCCGTTACTACCGACTCTCCTTCCATCGCAGCTTCCGCGACAAAGTCCTCGACTCCTACCTGCCGCACGTCCTCGAGAAGGGCCGCGCCGTCATCTCCGAGAACCGCCAGCGCCGCCTCTTCACCAACAACCCAAGCAGCCGCTGGAGCTCCTACTCACCAAAGACCATCTGGAGCCACGTCCCGTTCGAGCACCCGGCAAAGTTCGACACGCTCGCCATGAACCCTGATGTGAAGGAGGACATCATGGATGACCTCAGGGCATTCCAAGAGGCGAAGGACTACTACACCAAGGTCGGCAAGGCATGGAAGCGTGGATACCTGCTGTTCGGCCCCCCAGGCACTGGCAAGTCCACCAtgatcgccgccatggccaacTTCCTTGACTATGATGTCTACGACCTGGAGCTCACGGCGGTCAAGAACAACACCGAGCTGCGGCAGCTCTTCATCGAGACGACAGCAAAGTCCATCATCGTCATCGAGGACATTGACTGCTCCGTCGACCTCACCGGCAAGCGCAAGGACAAGAAGGTCCACAAGAAGAAGTCCAGTAGCGAAAGCGAGTCGAGCGACAACGTGACCAGGCTGCCGATAGAGGCCAAGGAGGACGACGAAAGCACCAAGCTGACCCTGTCCGGGGTGCTCAACTTCATTGATGGGCTATggtcggcgtgcggcggcgagcGCATCATCATATTCACCACAAACAACAAGGATAAGCTCGACCCAGCACTGATCCGGCGAGGCAGGATGGACAAGCACATCGAGATGTCCTACTGCCGCTACGAGGCCTTCAAGCTGCTGGCCAGCAACTACCTCCAGATCACGGAGCACGAATTTTTCGAGCAGTTCGGCGAGATACAGCAGCTCTTGGAGGAGATCGACATGTCTCCGGCGGACGTTGCCGAGAACCTGATGCCCATGTCCACGAAGAAGAAGGATCCTGGCATGTGCTTGGCAGGTCTCGTGGTGGCTCTGAAAAATGCCAAGGTGGACGCGGCAGCCAAGGTGATGGAGGAAGCAAAAAAGGAGGAGgacgcagaaaaatccatggaCAAAGAGGAGGCGGTTTCGATCAAGGTGAAGGAGGATGCGAACGCAAAGGAGAAGGAGACGGAGAAATCCAGGGAGAAAGAGGAGGCAGTCACGGTCAAAGTgaaggaggaagggaaagaAATTGTGAAGGAGGCAAAGAAATTCATGGAGAAACAGGAGGCAGTCCCGGacaaggtggaggaggaagtgAAAGCAAAcgagaaggaagaaaagaaatccaTGGAGAAAGCGGAGGCAATAACAGTTGAGGTGGAGGATGCAAAAGCATAG
- the LOC117866438 gene encoding polyol transporter 5 — protein MAPHAGGGADGTEMPLLPSRAAGTPAGGGAAPRRRSRFAFVCATLASMTTMLHGYNLTLMSGAQLFMREDVGLTDGEVEVLAGSMNVFMLASILGGGWFADRLGRRRVLVLANAFLMAGALAMSLGGSFAALMAARFVTSVGAGFARVVAPVYNAEISPPSTRGVLSSLLDVFINVGILLSYVSNYALAGLPEHLGWRLMYAIGVVPPVFIAAGVFFMPESPRWLAMRGRYADAHAVLLRTLDTPAEADLRLAEIKQAVAHQRPQPEAAGSHGGGVWKELLFRPSASVRRILTCVLGLQFFVQASGIDAILLYSPLVFKAAGMASNGAILGATVAIGAVKTCFILVGMLFTDRLGRRPLLLASTAGVSVTTASLAVTLCVSAASSAAATTACLASVLAIVAAYSVGYGSVVNTYSAEILPLRLRAQGSSLGVAVNRLTCGLVGMTFISLADGITMAGCFFLYAGVTAAAFVFVYARLPETRGRSLEDVEVLFDK, from the exons ATGGCTCCGcatgcaggcggcggcgctgatggCACGGAGATGCCGCTCCTCCCCTCGCGGGCGGCAGGAACGCcggcaggtggcggcgccgcgccgcgccgccgcagcaggtTCGCGTTCGTCTGCGCCACGCTCGCCTCCATGACCACCATGCTACACGGCTACA ATCTCACGCTGATGAGCGGCGCGCAGCTGTTCATGCGGGAGGACGTGGGCCTCACCGACGGCGAGGTCGAGGTGCTGGCGGGGTCCATGAACGTGTTCATGCTCGCCTCCATCCTCGGCGGCGGGTGGTTCGCCGACCGGCTGGGCCGCCGGCGCGTCCTCGTGCTCGCCAACGCCTTCCTCATGGCCGGCGCGCTCGCCATGTCGCTGGGCGGCAGCTTCGCCGCGCTCATGGCGGCGCGGTTCGTCACCAGCGTCGGCGCCGGGTTCGCCCGCGTCGTCGCGCCGGTGTACAACGCCGAGATCTCGCCGCCGTCCACGCGCGGCGTCCTATCGTCGTTGCTCGACGTGTTCATCAACGTCGGCATCTTGCTTAGCTACGTGTCGAACTACGCCCTCGCCGGCCTGCCGGAGCACCTCGGGTGGCGCCTCATGTACGCGATCGGCGTGGTCCCGCCGGTGTTCATAGCTGCCGGCGTGTTCTTCATGCCGGAATCGCCGCGGTGGCTCGCCATGCGCGGCCGCTACGCCGACGCGCACGCCGTGCTCTTGCGCACCTTGGACACCCCGGCCGAGGccgacctccgcctcgccgagaTCAAGCAAGCCGTTGCCCATCAGCGGCCTCAACCGGAAGCAGCAggcagccatggcggcggcgtctgGAAGGAGCTCCTCTTCCGGCCGTCGGCGAGCGTGCGGCGGATCCTGACATGCGTCCTCGGGCTTCAGTTCTTCGTGCAGGCGTCGGGCATCGACGCCATCCTCCTCTACAGCCCGCTGGTCTTCAAGGCGGCCGGCATGGCGTCGAACGGCGCCATCCTCGGCGCCACCGTGGCCATCGGAGCGGTCAAGACGTGCTTCATCCTCGTCGGCATGCTCTTCACcgaccgcctcggccgccgcccgctcctcctcgccagcACCGCCGGCGTCTCGGTGACCACGGCCTCCCTCGCCGTGACCCTCTGCGTCAGCGCAGCTTCGTCAGCAGCAGCGACGACGGCGTGCCTCGCGTCGGTGCTCGCCATCGTGGCGGCGTACTCGGTCGGGTACGGGTCGGTGGTGAACACGTACAGCGCGGAGATCCTACCGCTGCGGCTGCGCGCCCAGGGCTCGAGCCTGGGCGTGGCCGTGAACCGGCTGACGTGCGGGTTGGTCGGCATGACATTCATCTCGCTCGCCGACGGGATCACCATGGCCGGGTGCTTCTTCTTGTACGCCGGGGTGACGGCGGCAGCGTTCGTGTTCGTGTATGCGCGGCTGCCGGAGACGAGGGGGCGGAGCCTCGAGGACGTGGAGGTGCTCTTCGACAAGTGA